The Lysobacter panacisoli genome includes a window with the following:
- a CDS encoding ribonuclease E inhibitor RraB → MVRSLQLALIPDDENGEVLRQMVEDGDDLTLERPVEFFHVFADEAQADAFAAAAAQQPALTPEAPEVDDEYVWQVCVVRVMAPTHAALTAQERELAALAESHGGFADGWACSPADREAD, encoded by the coding sequence ATGGTGCGTTCGCTGCAACTGGCGCTGATCCCGGACGATGAGAACGGCGAGGTGCTGCGGCAGATGGTCGAGGACGGCGACGACCTCACCCTCGAACGCCCCGTCGAGTTCTTCCACGTCTTCGCCGATGAGGCGCAGGCCGACGCCTTCGCCGCCGCCGCCGCGCAGCAGCCAGCGCTCACGCCCGAAGCGCCTGAAGTCGATGACGAATACGTGTGGCAGGTCTGCGTGGTGCGCGTGATGGCGCCCACGCACGCCGCGCTCACCGCGCAGGAGCGCGAACTCGCTGCGCTGGCCGAGTCGCATGGCGGCTTCGCCGACGGCTGGGCCTGCTCGCCCGCGGACCGCGAAGCGGACTGA
- a CDS encoding dipeptidase, translating into MRVATVFGMSALGLALAATPVMAASDAAQRLAQDAIIVDTHIDAPGELLSHWDDLGVATPGKEFDYPRARQGGLDVAFMSIYTSPDEDAAGTAWQTANTQIDAVEAMTARHPDKFALLRSPADVEKLRKGGRVLLTLGMENGAPIGDDLKQLAAFQQRGVRYITLAHSANNRISDSSYALEKKWGGLSPFGEQVVAEMNRLGIMVDVSHLSDDAIRDVLSTTDVPVIASHSGMRHFTPGFERNISDELAKAVAAEGGVVQLVFGTGFVNPTAAANLQAYFQAEADFERENAKLVAAGKPARSKDDFEDAWKQAHPVPVTHIDAVLDQIDYAVKLIGSDHVGIGSDFDGVSGNLPVELRSVADYPNLVEGLQKRGHSDADIRKILGGNLLRVWTQVEKAAKR; encoded by the coding sequence ATGCGAGTTGCAACCGTGTTCGGTATGTCCGCCCTCGGCCTGGCGCTGGCCGCCACGCCCGTCATGGCCGCGAGCGATGCGGCGCAGCGCCTGGCGCAGGACGCGATCATCGTCGACACCCACATCGACGCGCCCGGCGAGCTGCTCTCGCACTGGGACGACCTGGGCGTGGCGACGCCGGGCAAGGAATTCGACTACCCGCGTGCACGCCAGGGTGGTCTCGACGTGGCCTTCATGTCGATCTACACCTCGCCCGACGAGGACGCCGCCGGCACCGCGTGGCAGACCGCGAACACGCAGATCGATGCGGTCGAGGCGATGACCGCGCGCCATCCGGACAAGTTCGCGCTGCTGCGTTCTCCAGCCGATGTGGAGAAGCTGCGCAAGGGCGGCCGCGTGCTGCTCACGCTGGGCATGGAGAACGGTGCGCCGATCGGCGACGACCTGAAGCAGCTCGCCGCCTTCCAGCAGCGCGGCGTGCGTTACATCACCCTCGCCCACAGCGCCAACAACCGCATCAGCGACTCGTCCTACGCGCTGGAGAAGAAGTGGGGTGGACTGAGCCCGTTCGGCGAACAGGTCGTGGCCGAGATGAACCGCCTCGGCATCATGGTCGACGTCTCGCATCTCTCCGACGATGCGATCCGCGACGTGCTGAGCACGACCGACGTGCCGGTGATCGCCAGTCATTCGGGCATGCGCCACTTCACCCCGGGCTTCGAGCGCAACATCAGCGACGAACTGGCGAAGGCCGTCGCAGCCGAAGGCGGCGTGGTGCAGCTCGTGTTCGGCACCGGCTTCGTCAATCCGACGGCGGCGGCCAATCTGCAGGCGTATTTCCAGGCCGAAGCCGACTTCGAGCGTGAGAACGCGAAGCTCGTCGCGGCCGGCAAGCCGGCGCGCTCGAAGGACGATTTCGAGGATGCGTGGAAGCAGGCGCATCCTGTGCCGGTGACGCACATCGACGCGGTGCTGGACCAGATCGACTACGCGGTGAAGCTGATCGGCTCCGACCACGTCGGCATCGGCTCGGACTTCGATGGCGTCAGCGGCAACCTGCCGGTGGAACTTCGCTCGGTGGCGGACTATCCGAACCTGGTCGAAGGCCTGCAAAAGCGCGGCCATTCCGATGCCGACATCCGCAAGATCCTCGGCGGCAACCTGCTGCGCGTGTGGACCCAGGTGGAGAAGGCGGCGAAACGCTGA
- a CDS encoding MFS transporter, which translates to MTSTAPHPATRYWPLVLAATAMLMITMGVRQSMGLFVAPIGQSSGLSVAQISFALAIGQFVWGAVQPVFGAIADQRGPGRVLVAGGILLAAGMVLAPAMPSQWGLLLTLGVLSAAGAGAGSFSILIGATAQHMPAEKRSMAAGVINAGGSFGQFVFAPLVQAVISAAGWAAAMWTLAVSALATLPLAWPLRRKPADAANAAATTHATPAPGIGLREQVRIALRDRSYWMLHLGFFTCGVHIAFLVTHLPGEIALCGLPASVSAVSLALIGLFNVGGSLAAGWLGQRMRMKYLLAAMYASRAVMIAIYLVSPPTPLTFFIFSAGLGLTWLATVPPTAGLVGKLFGARYLGTLFGLTLLSHQLGGFFGAWIGGVVLERFGDFSWMWYADMVLALLAAAANLPIRESNPRLQPATA; encoded by the coding sequence ATGACCTCCACCGCACCTCACCCGGCCACGCGTTACTGGCCGCTGGTCCTCGCCGCGACTGCGATGCTGATGATCACGATGGGCGTGCGCCAATCGATGGGTCTGTTCGTCGCGCCGATCGGACAAAGCTCCGGATTGAGCGTGGCGCAGATCAGCTTCGCGCTGGCGATCGGCCAGTTCGTGTGGGGCGCTGTGCAACCGGTGTTCGGTGCGATCGCCGACCAGCGCGGCCCAGGGCGCGTACTGGTCGCCGGCGGCATCCTGCTCGCCGCCGGCATGGTGCTGGCACCGGCGATGCCGTCGCAGTGGGGCCTGCTGTTGACGCTCGGCGTGCTGTCCGCCGCCGGTGCGGGCGCGGGCAGTTTCTCCATCCTCATCGGCGCGACCGCGCAGCACATGCCGGCGGAGAAGCGCTCGATGGCCGCGGGCGTGATCAACGCGGGCGGCTCGTTCGGACAGTTCGTGTTCGCACCGCTGGTGCAGGCGGTGATCAGTGCCGCCGGCTGGGCTGCGGCGATGTGGACGCTCGCGGTGTCCGCGCTGGCAACGTTGCCGCTGGCATGGCCGCTGCGCCGCAAGCCTGCTGATGCAGCGAATGCAGCCGCTACCACGCACGCAACGCCTGCACCCGGCATCGGCCTGCGCGAACAGGTGCGCATCGCGCTGCGCGATCGCAGTTACTGGATGCTGCACCTGGGCTTCTTCACCTGCGGCGTGCACATCGCTTTCCTGGTGACGCACCTGCCGGGCGAGATCGCGCTGTGCGGCCTACCGGCGAGCGTGTCGGCGGTGTCGCTCGCGCTGATCGGCCTGTTCAATGTCGGCGGCAGCCTCGCCGCGGGCTGGCTCGGCCAGCGCATGCGCATGAAGTACCTGCTCGCGGCGATGTACGCCAGCCGCGCGGTGATGATCGCGATCTACCTCGTTTCGCCGCCGACGCCGCTCACCTTCTTCATCTTCTCCGCGGGACTGGGCCTGACCTGGCTGGCGACGGTGCCGCCGACCGCGGGACTGGTCGGCAAGCTCTTCGGCGCGCGCTATCTCGGCACGCTGTTCGGCCTCACGCTGCTCTCGCACCAGCTCGGCGGCTTCTTCGGCGCGTGGATTGGCGGCGTCGTGCTCGAACGCTTCGGCGACTTCAGCTGGATGTGGTACGCCGACATGGTACTGGCACTGCTTGCCGCGGCGGCGAACCTTCCGATCCGCGAGAGCAACCCGCGGTTGCAACCGGCCACCGCATAG
- a CDS encoding transcriptional repressor, which yields MSHDHACTDPSHHVHDGDAFVHEVERACEQRGLRLTPIRAHALRLIADAGRPVKAYELLDQMKATHDAAAPPTVYRALDFLLEHGFIHKLASINAFVGCHHPGSAQHAVPFLICDRCQSATELEDERIVETLDRRARELGFTPQAQTLEVHGVCAACAAEERQASA from the coding sequence ATGAGCCACGACCACGCCTGCACCGACCCCTCGCACCACGTCCACGACGGCGACGCCTTCGTGCACGAGGTCGAGCGCGCGTGCGAGCAGCGTGGCCTGCGGCTCACGCCGATCCGCGCGCATGCACTGCGCCTTATCGCGGATGCGGGTCGTCCGGTGAAAGCCTACGAGCTGCTCGACCAGATGAAGGCCACGCACGACGCCGCCGCGCCGCCGACGGTGTACCGCGCGCTGGATTTCCTGCTCGAGCACGGCTTCATCCACAAGCTCGCTTCGATCAACGCCTTCGTCGGGTGCCACCATCCGGGTTCGGCGCAGCACGCGGTGCCGTTCCTGATCTGCGACCGCTGCCAGTCCGCGACGGAACTGGAAGACGAGCGCATCGTGGAAACGCTCGATCGCCGCGCGCGCGAACTGGGCTTCACTCCGCAGGCGCAGACGCTGGAAGTGCACGGCGTCTGCGCCGCATGCGCCGCGGAGGAGCGGCAGGCCAGCGCCTAG
- the gltX gene encoding glutamate--tRNA ligase has protein sequence MSCRTRFAPSPTGYLHIGGARTALYCWLESRRRGGQFVLRIEDTDRERSTQGAIDAILEAMEWLSLDYDEGPIYQTQRLDRYREVAEQMVAAGTAYYAYETKDELEAMREKAMAAGDKPRYNGAYRDRNEGFRDDPNRVIRFRNPLDGTVVWEDKVKGRIEFANTELDDLVIFRSDGFPTYNFAVVVDDLDMGITDVVRGDDHVNNTPRQINIYRALGATVPHFAHLPMILDPEGAKLSKRRGAADVMQYREMGYLPHALLNYLVRLGWSHGDQEIFSIAQMTELFDLKDVNPKASRMDPAKLGWLNQQYLKSDDPAEVGKHLEWHLRAHGYDLSKGPKPADIVVAMRDRVQTLKEMAERAVVWFGPLTQYDEAAVAKHLNAAARAPLVDARERLAALSDWNAESVSQALHATAEALGVGMGKVAQPMRVAITGTQVSPDISHTVYLAGQAEALARIDAALAKVPAGA, from the coding sequence ATGAGCTGCCGCACCCGCTTCGCCCCCAGTCCCACCGGCTACCTGCACATCGGCGGCGCGCGCACCGCGTTGTACTGCTGGCTGGAATCGCGCCGCCGTGGCGGGCAGTTCGTCCTGCGCATCGAGGACACCGACCGCGAGCGCAGCACGCAGGGGGCGATCGACGCCATCCTCGAAGCGATGGAATGGCTGAGCCTGGACTACGACGAGGGTCCGATCTACCAGACCCAGCGCCTGGACCGCTATCGCGAGGTCGCCGAACAGATGGTCGCGGCCGGAACCGCGTACTACGCGTACGAGACCAAGGACGAGCTGGAAGCCATGCGCGAGAAGGCGATGGCCGCCGGCGACAAGCCGCGTTACAACGGCGCGTACCGCGATCGCAACGAAGGCTTCCGCGACGATCCCAACCGCGTGATCCGCTTCCGCAATCCGCTCGACGGCACGGTCGTGTGGGAGGACAAGGTGAAGGGTCGCATCGAGTTCGCCAACACCGAGCTCGACGATCTGGTGATCTTCCGTTCTGACGGCTTCCCGACCTACAACTTCGCGGTCGTGGTGGATGACCTCGACATGGGCATCACCGATGTCGTACGCGGCGACGACCACGTCAACAACACGCCGCGGCAGATCAACATCTACCGCGCGCTCGGTGCGACGGTGCCGCATTTCGCGCACCTGCCGATGATCCTCGACCCGGAGGGCGCCAAGCTGTCCAAGCGTCGCGGCGCGGCGGACGTCATGCAGTACCGCGAGATGGGTTACCTGCCGCATGCGCTGCTCAACTACCTGGTGCGCCTGGGCTGGTCGCATGGCGACCAGGAGATCTTCTCCATCGCACAGATGACCGAACTGTTCGACCTGAAGGACGTCAATCCCAAGGCCTCGCGCATGGATCCGGCGAAGCTCGGCTGGCTCAACCAGCAGTACCTCAAGAGCGACGATCCGGCCGAGGTGGGCAAACACCTGGAATGGCACCTGCGTGCGCATGGGTATGACCTGTCGAAGGGCCCGAAGCCGGCCGACATCGTCGTGGCGATGCGCGACCGCGTGCAGACGCTGAAGGAAATGGCCGAGCGCGCCGTGGTGTGGTTCGGCCCGCTGACGCAGTACGACGAGGCCGCCGTCGCCAAGCACCTCAATGCCGCCGCACGCGCGCCGCTGGTCGATGCGCGCGAACGCCTCGCCGCGCTGTCGGACTGGAACGCTGAGTCCGTGTCGCAGGCCCTCCACGCCACCGCCGAGGCGCTCGGCGTCGGCATGGGCAAGGTCGCCCAGCCGATGCGCGTGGCGATCACCGGCACCCAGGTCAGCCCGGACATCTCGCACACGGTTTACCTGGCCGGGCAGGCGGAGGCGCTGGCGCGCATCGACGCCGCCCTTGCAAAAGTGCCGGCCGGGGCCTAA
- a CDS encoding MerC domain-containing protein: MPDPARRRLLDRIGAYGSLLCAIHCALLPLAIALLPSLGVAAWLGNGFEEAFVVFVTALGLFSLVWGYRRHRAVQALSLLVPGLGLLWVGVLYTPLHESLIPHAIAMTIGGTLVGLAHLANLRLNHLHVHDASCAH, translated from the coding sequence ATGCCCGACCCCGCCCGCCGCAGACTGCTCGACCGCATCGGTGCCTATGGATCGCTGCTGTGCGCGATCCATTGCGCGCTGCTGCCGCTGGCGATCGCGCTGCTGCCGTCGCTGGGCGTGGCGGCGTGGCTGGGTAATGGCTTCGAAGAGGCTTTCGTGGTCTTCGTCACCGCGCTTGGGCTGTTCAGTCTGGTCTGGGGCTATCGCCGCCATCGCGCCGTGCAGGCGCTGTCGTTGCTGGTGCCCGGTCTGGGGCTGCTGTGGGTGGGCGTTCTGTACACGCCGCTGCACGAAAGCCTGATCCCGCATGCCATCGCGATGACTATCGGCGGCACGCTGGTCGGGCTGGCCCATCTGGCGAACCTGCGCCTGAACCACCTGCACGTTCACGACGCATCGTGTGCCCACTGA
- a CDS encoding TonB-dependent receptor domain-containing protein: protein MRTRPLFRRLPLVLALAAALPLAAHADDQGHEHKATDLAGVEVKATPLVGTAEDLARPIEVLAGEKLDEAKANSLGETVGKLPGVQSSYFGPGVGRPIVRGFDGARVQVLSDGLGSGDVSTVSVDHAVSIEPFLADQIEVMKGPATLLYGSGAIGGAVNVVDGRIPEAVTDEPLQGRAELRGNTVNDETTGMVRLDATAASGNVVFHIDGLHRETGDYDIPGYPESAQLMAQEGETPDPSEKGTLPNSFVRTDSGALGVSWIGERGFLGVGASLFDTRYGVPGHAHEHGDDHEHEGEEPEAEGEEGPVSIAMEQHRYEVRGGLDDLGVFKSLRAKVARTEYTHTEYEGEETGTVFDNTSTEARVELVHKPLLGWDGALGVQWGQRDFEAIGDEAFVPPSKGLDAGVFWLGEQTFGAVKAELGARFDRNEVDVDDAVAIGPDRDFHTTSLSAALKWDITEAFHLSFGLDRAQRAPTAEELYSNGLHVATSSIELGSPDLDVETANRAEIGLHWHGGPFKLGASLYHVRYDDFVYLADTGIEEAEGPVRVWTQDDARFNGAEAEFGWNFADNASGRWDLRVFGDIVRGELSGNGSRQLDISVPHGDHSHDYTVDLARGGNLPRIAPKRLGGEVRWEQGAWRASLGAVRYARQDDVAEFESETPGYTLVDAHVAWHQDTAKGNAWELFVDGSNLLDEEARAHTSFLKDLAPLPGRGVAFGVRAYF, encoded by the coding sequence ATGCGAACGCGCCCCCTGTTCCGACGCCTCCCCCTCGTCCTGGCCCTGGCGGCTGCCCTGCCCTTGGCGGCCCACGCCGACGATCAGGGCCATGAACACAAGGCCACCGACCTGGCCGGCGTCGAGGTGAAGGCCACGCCGCTGGTGGGCACCGCCGAAGACCTGGCCCGCCCGATCGAGGTCCTCGCGGGCGAGAAGCTCGACGAAGCCAAGGCGAATTCGCTGGGCGAGACCGTCGGGAAACTGCCCGGCGTGCAGTCGTCCTACTTCGGTCCCGGCGTCGGACGCCCGATCGTGCGCGGATTCGATGGCGCACGCGTACAGGTGCTCAGCGACGGACTGGGCTCGGGCGACGTGTCCACGGTCAGCGTCGATCACGCGGTCAGCATCGAGCCGTTCCTCGCCGACCAGATCGAAGTGATGAAGGGCCCGGCGACCCTGCTCTACGGCAGCGGTGCCATTGGCGGCGCGGTCAACGTGGTCGATGGCCGCATCCCCGAGGCCGTCACCGACGAACCGCTGCAGGGCCGCGCCGAACTGCGCGGCAACACCGTCAACGACGAGACGACCGGCATGGTCCGTCTCGATGCCACCGCTGCCTCGGGCAATGTGGTCTTCCACATCGACGGCTTGCATCGCGAGACCGGCGACTACGACATCCCGGGCTATCCGGAGAGCGCGCAGTTGATGGCGCAGGAAGGCGAGACGCCGGATCCGTCGGAGAAGGGAACGCTGCCCAACAGCTTCGTACGCACCGACAGCGGCGCGCTGGGCGTGAGCTGGATCGGCGAGCGTGGATTCCTCGGCGTCGGCGCCAGCCTGTTCGACACGCGCTACGGCGTGCCGGGGCACGCGCACGAACACGGCGACGACCACGAGCACGAAGGCGAAGAACCAGAAGCGGAGGGCGAGGAAGGCCCGGTCAGCATCGCGATGGAACAGCACCGCTACGAAGTGCGCGGCGGGCTCGACGACCTGGGCGTGTTCAAGTCGCTGCGCGCGAAGGTCGCGCGCACGGAGTACACGCACACCGAGTACGAGGGCGAGGAAACCGGCACTGTGTTCGACAACACCAGCACCGAAGCGCGCGTGGAACTCGTGCACAAACCGCTTCTGGGCTGGGACGGCGCGCTCGGCGTGCAGTGGGGCCAGCGCGATTTCGAAGCGATCGGCGACGAGGCTTTCGTTCCGCCGTCGAAGGGCCTCGACGCCGGCGTGTTCTGGCTGGGCGAACAGACCTTCGGCGCGGTGAAGGCCGAACTCGGCGCGCGTTTCGACCGCAACGAAGTCGATGTCGATGATGCGGTCGCGATCGGTCCGGACCGCGACTTCCACACCACCAGCCTGTCGGCGGCGCTGAAGTGGGACATCACCGAAGCCTTCCATCTGTCGTTCGGTCTGGATCGCGCACAACGTGCGCCGACTGCGGAAGAGCTGTATTCCAACGGCCTGCACGTGGCGACGTCGAGCATCGAACTTGGTTCGCCCGATCTCGACGTCGAAACCGCGAACCGCGCCGAAATCGGCCTGCACTGGCACGGCGGTCCGTTCAAACTCGGTGCTTCGCTGTACCACGTGCGCTACGACGACTTCGTCTATCTCGCCGACACCGGCATCGAGGAAGCCGAGGGCCCGGTGCGCGTGTGGACGCAGGACGACGCGCGCTTCAACGGCGCAGAGGCCGAGTTCGGCTGGAACTTCGCCGACAACGCCAGCGGCCGTTGGGACCTGCGCGTGTTCGGCGACATCGTGCGCGGCGAACTGAGCGGCAACGGCTCGCGCCAGCTCGACATCTCCGTGCCGCACGGCGACCACTCGCACGACTACACGGTCGACCTGGCCCGCGGTGGCAACCTGCCGCGCATCGCGCCGAAGCGACTCGGCGGCGAAGTGCGCTGGGAACAGGGTGCATGGCGTGCTTCGCTCGGCGCGGTGCGCTATGCGCGTCAGGATGACGTGGCCGAGTTCGAAAGCGAAACGCCCGGCTACACGCTCGTTGATGCGCACGTGGCGTGGCACCAGGACACCGCCAAGGGCAATGCGTGGGAGCTGTTCGTCGACGGCAGCAACCTGCTCGACGAGGAAGCGCGCGCGCATACGTCGTTCCTGAAGGACCTTGCGCCCCTGCCCGGTCGCGGCGTGGCGTTCGGCGTGCGCGCCTACTTCTGA
- a CDS encoding 30S ribosomal protein THX — protein MGKGDRKTAKGKRYNSSYGNARSSKAVTKAAGNAAAPVAKKATKTVAKAPAAKKVAVKKTASKE, from the coding sequence ATGGGCAAGGGCGACCGTAAGACCGCCAAGGGCAAGCGCTACAACTCCAGCTACGGCAACGCCCGCAGCAGCAAGGCCGTGACCAAGGCCGCCGGCAACGCCGCCGCGCCGGTCGCCAAGAAGGCGACCAAGACCGTGGCCAAGGCCCCGGCCGCCAAGAAGGTCGCGGTGAAGAAGACCGCTTCCAAGGAATAA
- a CDS encoding ferritin-like domain-containing protein has translation MATSLFDAARACLDAGTPEAKVDATFAAAEAFARGELHIPHDAPPPEAIRMPGRPERPLLVHPRDLPRRGFGSVEGRAAFIHAIAHIEFNAIDLAWDAAYRFRGLPPEFYADWVQVAHDEARHFVMLRERLREHGHDYGDFDAHNGLWEMAEKTAHDGLARMALVPRVLEARGLDVTPGMIVKLRSLGDDATADILEVILREEVAHVAAGSRWFRWYCEREGVDPLPRFRELLAQYARAVLYGPFNHEARGAAGFAPEELEALEKLVG, from the coding sequence GTGGCAACGTCGCTGTTCGACGCCGCGCGCGCCTGCCTCGATGCGGGCACGCCGGAAGCGAAGGTCGACGCCACCTTCGCCGCCGCCGAGGCGTTCGCGCGCGGCGAGCTGCACATCCCGCACGACGCGCCGCCACCCGAAGCGATCCGCATGCCCGGCCGCCCGGAGCGCCCACTGCTGGTGCATCCGCGCGACCTGCCGCGTCGCGGGTTCGGCAGCGTGGAAGGACGCGCCGCCTTCATCCACGCGATCGCGCATATCGAATTCAACGCCATCGACCTGGCGTGGGATGCGGCGTACCGTTTCCGCGGATTGCCTCCTGAGTTCTACGCCGACTGGGTGCAGGTCGCGCACGACGAGGCGCGCCATTTCGTGATGCTGCGCGAACGCCTGCGCGAACACGGCCACGACTACGGCGATTTCGACGCGCACAACGGTCTGTGGGAAATGGCCGAGAAGACCGCGCACGACGGCCTCGCGCGCATGGCACTGGTGCCGCGCGTGCTGGAGGCGCGCGGACTCGACGTCACGCCCGGGATGATAGTGAAGCTGCGCTCGCTCGGTGACGACGCCACCGCCGACATCCTGGAAGTGATCCTGCGCGAGGAAGTGGCGCACGTCGCCGCTGGCTCGCGCTGGTTTCGCTGGTACTGCGAGCGCGAGGGCGTCGATCCGCTGCCGCGCTTCCGCGAACTGCTGGCGCAATACGCGCGCGCCGTGCTCTACGGCCCGTTCAACCACGAAGCGCGCGGTGCCGCGGGCTTCGCGCCGGAAGAGCTGGAAGCGCTGGAGAAGCTGGTCGGCTGA
- a CDS encoding MarR family winged helix-turn-helix transcriptional regulator, producing MTDTAAPPGTCTCFRLRKLARLVTLRYDRALAPLGINLNQYSILRRASRTPQAMGALAREMGMDRTTLTRDLKPLTAAGWVEMVSGEDARQRLVTVTNAGRRVLEKARPLWRRAQDEIDSSLGTTRVEALHSHIDRALARLDPGANA from the coding sequence ATGACCGACACCGCCGCCCCTCCCGGCACCTGCACCTGTTTCCGCCTGCGCAAGCTGGCGCGGCTGGTAACGCTGCGCTACGACCGCGCACTCGCCCCGCTCGGCATCAACCTCAACCAGTACTCGATCCTGCGCCGCGCCTCGCGTACGCCACAGGCGATGGGCGCGCTCGCCCGCGAGATGGGCATGGACCGCACCACCCTCACCCGCGACCTCAAGCCGCTCACCGCTGCAGGCTGGGTCGAGATGGTCAGCGGCGAGGATGCGCGCCAGCGACTAGTGACGGTGACAAACGCCGGCCGGCGCGTACTGGAGAAGGCGCGTCCGCTATGGCGTCGCGCGCAGGACGAGATCGACTCGAGCCTCGGAACCACGCGTGTAGAAGCCCTTCATTCCCATATCGACCGCGCGCTGGCGCGTCTGGATCCCGGAGCAAACGCATGA
- the lpxH gene encoding UDP-2,3-diacylglucosamine diphosphatase, giving the protein MTTLFISDLHLDAERPQITELFGHFVRSEARGADALYILGDLFEAWVGDDDPSDAGAYVARELHALQATGVPVHFIRGNRDFLLGESFAQRAGMTILPDPAVVMLYGQPTLILHGDLLCTDDVAYQQFRAQTRNPQWQAQFLSQPLVARIAFAQQARAASKAHQSGLKQQGTMESITDVSPETVEGTFSRYGLTRMIHGHTHRPAVHELQVEGRACERIVLGDWYDQGSVLRVSRDGFALHGLTL; this is encoded by the coding sequence ATGACCACCCTTTTCATCTCCGATCTGCACCTCGACGCCGAGCGCCCGCAGATCACCGAGCTGTTCGGCCACTTCGTCCGTTCCGAGGCCCGTGGCGCCGACGCGCTGTACATCCTCGGCGACCTGTTCGAGGCCTGGGTCGGCGACGACGATCCGTCCGACGCCGGCGCCTACGTCGCGCGCGAACTGCATGCGCTGCAGGCCACGGGCGTACCAGTGCATTTCATCCGCGGCAATCGCGATTTCCTGCTCGGCGAGTCGTTCGCGCAACGTGCCGGCATGACGATCCTGCCCGACCCCGCCGTGGTGATGCTGTACGGCCAGCCGACGCTGATCCTGCACGGCGACCTGCTGTGCACCGACGACGTCGCCTACCAGCAGTTCCGCGCGCAGACGCGCAATCCGCAGTGGCAGGCGCAATTTCTCTCGCAACCGCTGGTCGCGCGCATCGCGTTCGCGCAGCAGGCGCGCGCGGCAAGCAAGGCGCACCAGAGCGGACTGAAACAGCAGGGCACGATGGAATCCATCACTGATGTCTCGCCGGAAACGGTCGAAGGCACCTTCAGCCGTTACGGCCTGACGCGCATGATCCACGGCCACACGCATCGCCCGGCCGTGCATGAACTACAGGTCGAAGGCCGTGCGTGCGAGCGCATCGTGCTCGGCGACTGGTACGACCAGGGGTCGGTGTTGCGCGTGAGCCGCGACGGCTTCGCGCTGCACGGGCTGACGCTGTAG